From one Suricata suricatta isolate VVHF042 chromosome 8, meerkat_22Aug2017_6uvM2_HiC, whole genome shotgun sequence genomic stretch:
- the LOC115298995 gene encoding guanylate-binding protein 6-like — MPSGDNLQVKLRVFVLKYKANEVLQNFLQSQASIEKSIWQADKALTDGEKAIAAEKASKEAAEKEQELLRQKLLEQKQQMEAQQRSLQENIDQLKEKMERERENIIKEQNMVLEHKLKVQEELLNEGFRKKSEEMNAEINQLKHMIDTTKNNNTSWLTQVLDRFGSEIISVFTAPVRLVVDGIVRGVSSLLKKK; from the exons ATGCCAAGTGGTGACAATTTACAAGTTAAACTCAGAGTCTTTGTACTTAAGTACAAG GCAAATGAGGTCCTCCAGAACTTTCTACAGTCCCAGGCTTCAATAGAGAAATCCATCTGGCAGGCAGATAAAGCCCTCACCGATGGGGAGAAGGCCATAGCAG CTGAGAAGGCCAGCAAGGAAGCAGCTGAGAAGGAACAGGAGCTGCTAAGACAGAAACTACTGGAGCAGAAACAGCAGATGGAGGCACAACAGAGGAGCCTCCAGGAAAACATAGATCaactgaaggagaaaatggagagagagagagaaaacataataaaagaacagaatatgGTGTTGGAGCATAAGCTGAAG GTCCAAGAAGAGCTGCTCAATGAAGGAtttagaaagaaatctgaagagatgAATGCAGAGATAAATCAGTTGAAACATATGATTGATAcgactaaaaataataatacttcctGGTTGACACAAGTCTTAGACAGATTTGGCAGTGAGATTATTTCAGTATTTACTGCTCCTGTGAGACTTGTTGTTGATGGCATTGTGAGAGGTGTGAgctcacttttaaaaaagaaatag